The following DNA comes from Hahella chejuensis KCTC 2396.
GGAGCCGCGCCTGAATGAATTGGGGGTCGCCTGCCGCATCGCCAACAAACTCCCCGAAATAAAGTGCGACCGCGTAAGAGTGGCGGAAGTGTTCCGCAATCTCATCGCCAACGCCATGAAATATAACGACAAAGAGGAAAAATGGGTCACGGTGGGCAGCTTCGAGGAAAACGCCCAGCGCATCTTTTACGTCAAGGATAACGGCATCGGCATCAGCTCTAATCTATATGAGAAGATCTTCAAAATATTCAAACGCCTTCACCCCCAGGATAAATATGGCGGCACCGGCGTCGGCCTGACCATTGTGAAAAAAATCGTGGAGCGGCATGGCGGTCGAATCTGGCTGGATTCCTCCAGTGGTGAAGGCACGACCTTCTACTTCACTCTGGATAGTCAGAGCTGACCTTAACGCAGTTCACAAAAACGCGCGCCCTCACCCGTTCGGGTGAAATGAACGACGTTTATTTATGGAATACTTTGTCAGGTCCTCCCCCGTTGAAGGAGTACGTTAGCGCGGAAGGACCACACACAAAACAAAAATAACATGACAAGGATACTCCCCCATGAACGTCACGTTTCGACCTGTTCTGTTATGGATTCTGTTAGCGTTCGGTTGGTCTAACCTCGCCAGCGCCAATATCTGCGTCAATTTCGACCTGCCTGATCACGCCGATTACCGCTTTAACGACGACATCAAGGTCACCGCCCACGATGGCCTCTCTCTCGACGCCAACCTGTTCACCCCCAACACGCCGCCCCCGGCGAACGGCTACCCTACGGTGATATTCATCAACAGCTGGGTGTTGGACGAACATGAATACTTTCTGCAGGCCGCCAAGTATGCGCAAAGAGGTTATCAGGCCTTGAGCTACAGCTCCCGAGGCTGGGGTTGTTCCGAGGGCGTTGTGGATGTAGCCGGCCCCAATGATATGGCGGACTTGTCAGCCATGGTGGATTGGCTGTTGGCCAACACCCAGGCCGATCCCAACGCCATTGGCGTCACCGGCATATCCTACGGCTCGGGCATTGGCCTGTTGGGCCTGGCGCACGAACCGCGCATTAAAACCGCCGTCGCCATGAGCACCTGGGGAGATCTGGTGGAATCGCTGTACGCACAGCAAACTCCCCGTTTGTTCTGGGGTTTTTTCCTGGTCTCCAGCGGCTTGATCACCGCCAATATGGACCCGGTCATCGCGCAGAACTATCGCAATCTGGTGGAGCATAAAAATATTCCGGAGACTATGGCCTGGGGCTATGAACGCTCGCCCTCTCGAGTCATTGATCAGATCAACGCTCGCCAGGCGCCGGTATATCTGGCCAACAGCTTCGGCGACAACCTGTTCCAACCTAACAATCTATTGCGTTTCTTTGAACAGCTTAGCGGTCCCAAGCGTCTGGATCTGAATCAGGGTACGCATGCGTCCGCCGAAGGTCTCGGCTTGCTTGGCATTCCTAACTACACCTGGGACAACGCAAGAGACTGGTTTGACTATTGGCTGAAAGGCGAAGACACCGGCATCATGGCGCGCCCCCCCCTGACCATGCTGACCGATCTGAAGCATAAGCGGGAAGAATACGCCGCGTGGCCCATCCCTGGCGCGCAAACGCGTACACTCTACATGCATCCTAGAGGCCTGCTCAGCAATGGAGGTTTATCAGACGCGCAATACGACTCCTGGTTGAACCGGACTAACACGATCTATTCCGGGCTCGATTCCGGCGCCAGCACCGGCATCCCCCTTCTGTCCGCGCTGCTGGATGGGCTGGGCCTGCCAGTTTACGCCTCCATGCCGCTGATCAATCGCGTTCACGGCATCGTCTATCAAAGCGGTGCGCTGTCGGAAACCCTGAAAATCCGTGGGGCGGCGAAAATACATCTGAATATCGAGCCCAGCTACAGCAAAGTACAACTGAACGCTTATCTGTATGATGTCGATGCCTTAGGGATCGGCAAGCTGATTACCCATGCGCCGGCCACACTGCACGACGCTACGCCCTGGCGGGATCAGAGCCTGGATATGGAGTTGACGGCGGCGGCTTATGACGTCCCCGCCGGACACCGCATCGCTATTGCTTTCGATACCTTCGATATTCTTTACGGCCCGCCCACGCTGACGCCTTACGCCGTCAGCTTCCGCCACAGCAACGCCGCACAGTCCTATCTGGAGCTGCCGGAAGCGCCCTGAGGCCGCTCACGCTTATCGCGAACCAATCCGGCCCTGATGGGGCCGGATGCGCAAAAAACATCTGGAAATTTCCTACACGATTTCATAGGCCTCGCCTACACTTTCCTAATTAAACGCAGATCTGGCCCGCCAGCGGTAGCTGCTGAAGTCTTGGTCACGGCCGCGATAATCGCATTGACAGCTGTAACATCCTCAAGAAGAAGGCAAGGTACGCAACATGACGCTCAGACTACGATCTCTTCTCAGCTCCACGCTTTTTTTGCTACTCAATTGCATTGCTTCTGTCTCCCTAGCCGCCACTGCGGTAAACGACTCCTATATCGTCGACCCAGGAGACGGGCAAGAGAAACTGGTCGTCACTTACAACGACACGATCGACATCAGCACACAGGAAGCCATCAACGCCGCTAAAATTACCAGCGTGTCAGCTCTGAGCAATAGCTCTGCGGGCAGCGTAGCGATTGATACAGACGATAATTTGTCTGTGAATTTCGTGCCTAACCCCTCCTTTTCCGGAACTGTAACCTTCACCTACACCCTGCAGGATATCCGCGGCGCCAGCACAGCCACGGTTACAGTGGATCTAACAGTAGAAGCAGGCAGCCTGCAGGCGTTGGATGACAAATATCTGGCGGGACGGGAAGCCATTACCATTTTCCCACTGGAAAACGACGTCAAACCCAGCGGCAATCCATCGGAATTCACCATAGACACCCCGGAGCAAGGCTCACTCACTCAACTTAGCGGCATCAGCGGACTATACAAGTACACCCCTCCCAGCGATTTGACCGAGCCCACTGATGTCGTAATCAACTACACCGTCACCTACGAAGGTGTAGGAAGCAGCACCGCCACAGTCACAATTTCCGTCGATCCTGATTCAGAGCCCCTGCTGGCGGGCGCCAAAGATGAAGAGCAGGAACAACTGGCGGGCGTACTGCAAGCCGCCTGTGACGCCAATTCCGCAGGTATAGTCAGGGAAACCGATTCCACCTTCGAAGCCACCTGTAATGCACTCGCCGCTTTGAGCGATTCGGAAAGATCGGATGCGCTGGAGCAAATCCTTCTGCGTCAGATAGGCGCTCAGGCTGGCGCGATGAAAGAAGCCGCCGCGTCACAGGTAAAAAGCCTCGGCGATCGCCTCAGCAACCTGCGCAATGGCTCTACTGGTTTGAGCCTGATCGGCCTTCGTACTGAGGTTCAAGGACAGAATTTCAGCGTTGGTAAACTGTTAGGCGTCACCGGAACCGGCGGCGGAGCGGGCGACGACGACCTCATGTTTGCGGATAACCGACTTGGGGTATTTATCAGCGGCTCACTGATATTTGGCGACGCTGACGCACACGGCGATCAACGCGCATACGATTATGACGCGCAACAACTACTCGCCGGCGTCGATTATCGCTTCACCAACAAATTAATACTCGGCTTATCCGCTGGTTACACCACAACAGAGAGCGAGGAAAACAACTCCGTCACCAAGTTGGAGACAGATACCTGGAACCTCGCCTTCTATGGAAACTATTACCCACGCGACAACTGGTACTTTGACTGGATCGCGGGCTATGGCGGCGTCTCCATTGACTCCACTCGCGCCGTCAACTTTCCTGGCGTCACATCGACGTCCAAAGGCGATACCGATGGCGATCAATGGAACGCCGCCATGGGGACCGGCATTAATTATCAGGTTCAGCAGTGGCAGGTCGACGCCTTCCTTAATATCGAATACCGCACGGTCAATGTAGACGCTTACAGCGAAAGCAACGACGCAGGATTGGGGCTGGACGTGATGGAATACTCTACGGACCTCATGACCGGAACCCTGGGCGCACGGGTCAGTCAGGCGTTGAGTTACGACTTCGGCGTACTGATTCCGCAACTTGAGCTAGCGTTCGTGAACGAGTTAAAAAACGATCCGACCGAAATCGAAGCGCAGTTATCGATATTCCCAGAAGCGGGCTCGTTCAAGCTACAAACAGAGGAAGCGGATAAAACTTATATGAACGCCGGTTTATCGCTCACAGGCGTTTTCAAAAGTGGCACATCCGCCTACGTTCGCTACGGAACCGACTTCGCCCGCGACAACCTCTCCACCGACGTCTGGCAGGCGGGCGTGCGCATGGAGCTGGGCGGGCCGCAAGCAGAAAGCGGCGTCTTCCACACGCTTGAAGGGCAATCCATCGCTCCGGGGATTATGGTGGGCACCTTGGGCGCAGGCGTCAGCGTCACCATTCCTCTGCATGACCTGAGTTGGAACATGCGCGGCATGATCAACGGATTCTCCCACTCTGTCGACCGTTCTCTGGACGACGTGGATTATGACATCGATATTGATCTGGAGTCTTACGGCCTCATCATGGACTGGCATCCATTTGAGGGCGGCTTCCGCGTCAGTGGCGGCTTATTCTCCAATCGGAACGAGTTCACCGGTACCGCCACGCCGACAGAAAATGTGGAAATCGGGGACTTCACGTTTACCCCCGAACAGGTTGGCACTCTGCACGCCAAGATCGACTATGACCGCGCCATATCGCCTTATCTGGGCATTGGCTGGGGCAATGCCGTAGCGCCAACCAAAGGATGGGGCTTTAACGCGGATCTGGGAGTATTATTCACCGACACAGCCCAAGCGCATCTGTCGGCGGATAGCCCGGCCGCAGACGCCAATCCGGCGCTAAAAGCACAGTTGGAGAGCGAATTGGCGAAAGAAGAGGACAATATCAATAACGACGACCTGGATAACGCCAAGTACTGGCCAGTCATCGCCATTGGCGTCACCTATCAGTTCTAGTTGCGATCGCGCTCACGCCGACGGCGCGCCCGACGCACGCCGTCGCGTCCATGGACAAGAGGCGCAAGCCTCCTTGACAAGTTCAGTCTCGCCAACTGAACTTTCCATAAGCGTCAACGATCAATCGGCCGCCTCGGCGGCGGCCAGTAACGCGTTTGAAAAGGATGGCGAGTATCACACATCAACCCGGCAACGCACTCTGGGCCTCCGTCGCCCCTATGTTCAGACGCCGCCTACTTGCCGCCTGGGGCGTGTTGATCGCCAGTTTGGCCATGGTGGTTCTGGCCGCCGGCGTTATCCGCAATCAAGAACAGCTGAGCGCCGAGCGACAATTCCAACTTTATGTCGATGAGGTTTCATCTCTAATCACGCAGCGCATGCGCGACCACGAGCAAATTCTGCTCGGCGGCGGCGCGCTGTTCAAAGCCAGCAATGAAGTAAGGCGCGACGAGTGGCGTATTTATATCGAAAGCCTCAACCTGAATAAAAACTACCCCGGCATTCTCGGCGTCGGCTATTCCATCGTCATTCCCAAACACGAACTCGCCAATCATATCGCAACCGTAAGAGCCGAAGGCTTTCCCAACTATGTCGTCAAACCTCAGGGCGATCGGGAAATTTACTCCGCTATTATTTACCTGGAGCCTTTTCTGGGGCGCAACCTGGCCGCATTCGGTTACGACATGATGTCCGAGGAGACCCGCGCGGCCGCCATGCGACAGGCTGCAGTTTCAGCGGAGACCGCTCTGTCCGGTAAAGTCACGTTAGTGCAGGAGACACATGGAAAGGTGCAGTCCGGCTTTCTCATGTACGTGCCTATTTACGCCAAAGGCGTGGTTCCTGAAGCGGAACAGGCGCGCTGGCGCGCCCTGCAAGGTTTCGTATATAGCCCCTACCGCATTGACGACTTGATGGCCGGCATCCTCGGACCGCGCCGATTACAGATTTCATTTCGCATCTACGACAACAACACGATCAGCGATGAAACACTGATGTTCGAAACGGAAGAAAACGACTTTCACTCAGGACTGCAGGAGATTGAAGGGACGCCTCCTCCCCGCTATACCGCTACTCGCACTCTGACCTTCTATCAACATGACTGGACGGTTGTGTTTCAGAACACGCCTGCGTTTGAAGCCAACGCTATTTCTCATTTGGATAAATTGGTGGTGGGGCTCGGCGGGGTGGTCAGTCTATTGTTGACGCTGCTGGTCTGGTTCCTGTCATTTAGACGGGAGCAAGCGTTAGAGCTGGCCAAGCGTATGACCCAAACCATTCGCGATAATGAGACTCGCCTGCGCCAAAGCGAAGAACGCTACCAGTTGGCGGTGCGCGGCTCCAACGACGGGATCTGGGACTGGAACCTTGAAACCGGCCACATGTATTACGCGCCTCGCTTCCAGGCCCTGCTCGGCTATGAGGAGGGCAGCTTCAGCAACACCTTTACCGAATTTGAGCAGAAAATTCATCCCCAGGATAAAAACCCGGTTCTGCAGGCGATCAAAGCGCATCTGGAAAGCGAATCGCCCTATGACATTACGCACCGACTGCTGACCCGCTCCGGCGAGTGGCGCTGGTTTCGCTCTCGGGGCGCGGCTATCCGCAACAAGGAGAATGTCGCCATCAGAATGGCGGGTTCAATCTCCGATATCCACCAACAAAAACTGGCGGAAGCAGAGGCGGAAGAGCACGCCCAACATACCCAGGCGATTCTTAATAATATCAACGACGGCATCATCACCGTGGATGAGATTGGCTTCATCGCTTCCTTCAATCGGGCGGCGGAGCGTATCTTCCACTACAACGCAGACTCAGTCATCGGCTACAACCTCAAACGATTATTCGCTAACTATTCCGACAATGACGCTTCGGAATCCATGTCGGACTATTTATCCGCCTCCCTACGCAGTGACGCCAGCGGCGAGGAACAAGAAATAGAGGGCGTCCGTCAGAATGGCGAGCGCTTTCCTGTGGGCATATCCGTGTCTGAAGTGCACCGTAGAGCGGAGCGTTTATTTATTGTGGTGGTGCGGGACATTACCGAACGCAAGCGTGTCGACCGCATGAAAAATGAGTTTATCTCTACTGTCAGCCACGAACTGCGCACCCCGTTGACGTCCATCACCGGGGCGCTCAGCCTCCTGTTGAACGGCGCCGTGGGTCAACCTACAGAAGAGTTTTCCCGCTTTCTGCAAATCGCCTATAAAAACAGCCAGCGACTCGCCCTGCTGATAAATGACCTATTGGACATGGAGAAGATCACCGCGGGCGGCGTTAAATACAGCTTTTCCGTCGAACCGGTAATGCCATTGGTGGAGCAATCCATTGACACTAACCGGGTATATGGCCAACAGCACGAGGTGGAGTACAAAATCATTCACCGGGAAGACGCCAGCCTCATTAATGTGGACCCGTTAAGATTTCAGCAAATACTGGCTAATTTTCTCTCCAACGCCGCCAAATTCTCTCCTCAGGGCTGTACTGTGGATATATCAGTCCAACGCAGGGAGAACTATGTGCGCATCTCCGTCACAGATCGCGGCCCCGGTATTCCCCCAGAATTTTATACACGTATATTCAAGAAGTTTTCCCAGGCGGACTCCTCCGATCGCCGCCAGAAAGGCGGCACCGGACTGGGCCTGTTCATCTCCAGAGAGCTGGCTAAAGGCATGCGCGGACGTATTGATTTCGAGTCTGAAGTCGGCAAAGGCGCGACTTTTTATGTGGAGTTGCCTCTAGCGTCGGGTTCGATCCAGGATGCTGTCGCTCCCGAACCGGAAGAAGCCTGAGCTACTTTTTCAACTGCGCCGCCAGTTTTGATAACTGCTCGGAAGTGGGAAACAATTGGCTGCCAGTGGTGGCTTCCGCCAGAGCCATTTGCGATTCTCCCTGATCCCTCAGCTCGCCAACGCGGACTACCAAGTCATGCTCCAACGTCTTGAGCCCCTCTTGGGCTACTTGGTTGGCGGGATCGATTTCCAGCACAATCTTATAAGCGTCGTAAGCGCTGGAACCGGAAGGCGTCACCAAGCGCCCTTGCAGACGATGCACCTTGGCGACTTTCAATAGCCGGTCGATCTTGGCGGATACCTCCGGATTCAGGCTCTGCACTTCATTACTGGCGGGGCGCACGGGATTGGTCGTTCCCGTCGCGGCATTCGAAGATATCGAACCATTTTGGCTATTGTCAGAACTGGATGTATTGCCGCCGTTAACATTATGGTTATCAGCATTATCCGTATTCGCCTGACTGACCGCAGCCTCCGTTCCATTGACGGTACGCGGAGTCAGCTTAACCGGCTCCACTGGATGCGACACGCCATTTTGCTCCACCGGCGGCATTAAAACGTAAAGCAGTCCTGCCGCCGCTACCGCCAGCAAACCACCCACGCCAGCGAACATTGGCCCCTTGACGCCGCCGCCTTTTTTACCGTCAGCCGCCTGCATCAGCGCCTGAATGAACTCTTCCGCAGACTGGTAACGTTTCTCTGGACTCTTCTCCAGCGCCTTAACAACGACAGCGTCATAATACTTGGACAATGTCGGTATCAGCATCGAGGGCAGTTCGGGTTTGGCGTGCAGAATTTTCTGCATGATCGCCGTCGGCGAATTAGCGTTAAAGCAATGCTCGTTCGTCAGCAATTGATAAAAAATGATGCCTGCAGCGAACAGATCCGAACGCGCATCTACCGGCAAACCCTGGCATTGTTCAGGAGACATATATCTGGGTGAGCCGATAATCGTGCCCACCCGGGTCAGCTCGGAGGATTCCAGTTTGGCGACGCCAAAGTCAGCGATTTTCGCCACGCCGTTTTTAGTGATGAAAATGTTCGCGGGCTTCAGGTCCCGGTGAATAATGCCATGTTCATGTATGTGCCCCAGGCCAGACAGCACATCCGTCATGATTTTCAGGGTTTTATCAATAGGAAAACGCTGGCCGTCATCGAGAGCGCTTTTGAGTTCATAGCCTTCCACATATTCCATGACGAAATAAGGCGCGCCGTCCTGATCGCCAGCGTCAAAAACATTAATGACATTGGGATGGGAGATCTTGCCCGCCGCCCGCATCTCGTTGCGAAAGCGTTCACGAAACTCCCCCGTGACATCCGCGCCCAGCAATTCCGGCAGCAGCACTTTGACAGCGACAATACGCTCAAAGTCAGGGTCAAAACACTGATACACCACCCCCATCGCGCCGCGCCCTAGTTCGCGCTGCGCCTTGTATTTGCCGAAATACTGAGAGTCCATTGAGGCGGGATCGAAAATTTGCGTATCAGACATCGTTCAATTACTGTTCAGCGCTGTCAATTAATTCAAAGGGTTAAGTCCGCTTATCCAAGCAATTCGTTTGCTCGCGCAAACGGCGCCAGGGAAGCGCTATTAATATAACTATAGCGTCAAAACCCGAAGAGCCTGGAGTAAACCGGAAATCATCAGAGGAAAAATAATAACGTCTTACTGTCAGTTTCATCCAGCAAATTAATGCGCTACAAAAAAGTGACGCATGCGATAGGAGAAATAAAAGGGGCGGTAGAAGTCCGCCCCGGAGAGAGTTAAGCCAATTTACATGGACTTCGCTTTCACGAAAAAGAATTCACCTGCTTCGTGGCCCGCGTATTTGATCGCGCCATAATCTGGAATCTGATCAATACCGAATTGCTGTGAACGCTTACGCACATCGCCAAGCACGGAGATAAACAAACGATTGCCGTCCATCAAGCCGCTATTGCTGTTCAGCGCTTCAATAAACGCCCTGGCGAACACGGAATGATCACCGCCGCCGCTATCCAATACCGGACGCACGCCGCCTGACGTCAACACTGTACGAGCCTTAATGTCGACCATCAGCTCCAGCCACTCTTTCTGCAGTTCATTCTCAGCCACTGCGCTCTGACGCGCGACGGATGCGGTGGACAACGTACCTGCGTAACAGGAATCCGCCACCACCATCACATGCTTGGCCTTGAACGTATTCAATTGATCGGAAATCGATACGTTGGACAGCCAGTTAGCCGTATTGCCCGGCTCCGCGTCCACCGGCAACCAGTAACCGCGATCATTCTGCGCGTCCAACTCGCCATGGCCTGCATAGTAGATCAGCAGGTTGTCGTGCTCGGTCAGCTTTTCACGCATTTCGTTCAGCGCCGACAAAAGCTCATAACGCGTAGCGTTGAGCAGCAATTTAGTATTAAAGCCATATTGCTTGCTCAGCATTTCAGCAATGGTGCGAGCATCTTTTTCCGGGGTTTCCAGGTCCGTGTAGTAAGCATAATCACGGTTGCCGATCACCAGCGCGTAATAGCGGCCGAAGCTGATGCCGTCGAATTTGGGCGACTGCGAACTGGCGTCAAATTCGATTTTCTGAGTACGGGCTTGATTCGCCGCCTGCTCCAGAAACATGGAGAAGCCAAAGCCAACACGTTGATCCACTTTATCGGTAGCGTTCATGGCGACGTCTGTTTTACGCCCCTGCACCGGCACCTTGATGAAAAACAGGTTGAATTCATCCACATCGACTTTTTTGCCGTTAACCGTAAATGACTTCAAGCCTGCGGGAGATTCAACTTTACCGATGATTTCTTTTTCGCTCACCGCATTGCGCAGCAAGACAGTCGGGCCGCTGCGAGTCAGCGATATTGGCGGGTCCAGGATCTGAATAGAAGGCGGCGCCAGAGTTGGGTCGAGACTCGCTACTTCCAGCGTCGCCGGCGTAGCGGCCTGATTCGCCTTATCACGCTGCTGCTTAGCTAACTGCTCCGCCCTCTCCTTCTCGGCGGCGCGGCGCTTTTCAGCTTCAGTTTGCGCTTTGTATTGTTCCAGCTTACTTACCTCGCCCTGCAGATTAGACAGTTCTTTCTGCAATGCTTCATTGGCGACAATAGTGGAGGCGTATTGCAGGTTGTCGCTGTCCAGGCCAGAGGCGCGGCGATACCAGTTCAACGCCATGACCGGATCTTTATTAACGCCCAGTCCTTTTTCGTAGAGGTTGCCCAGGTTAATCTGCGCCCGGGTGAAGTTCTGGTCCGCGGCGCGGCGATACCAGATGGCCGCCACTTCATAATCCGGCGCCAATCCCAGGCCTTTTTCATAAATCTCGCCGACGTAGGTCTGCGCTTCAGCATCGCCAGACTTGGCCTGCTCAAGCCATACCTTTAGCGCCGTCGAATAATCCGCCCGGTCGAATGCGGTGAATTCGCCTCCGCGGATAGCGCAATCGGAAGCGGTCGCTTTGACGGGGCGGCGGGCGGTCAAAAATCGGGCGTTGGCCCCTAACTGGCGAATCTGCCCTGGCAACAGACAATCCACCACCATTAATTTATCCGCCTCCGTTCCCTGATCGCCAGCCTTATCCACCGGCTGACTGCTGCACGCAGCCAAGGCGCCCGCCGCGACCACGGCAGGCAGGCCCCATCCGGTACGCTTTTTCAATGACCCGTGCTGTTTACTGCTCATACCTTGTCTGCGTGTCATAATTCATCTCACTTTTATCAACGCTGCTGTACTGCCCTGGCGTCGTCACGGACGACGCCTCCTGCTTATCCGAACAGGCAACAGATAAAGCGACGTTCTCACCTAAAACCCTGAACGCCGAAGCCCCGCCTCCGCTCGTGACAAAAAATATATTTTTACAAATAAAGTATTGATCGCATCCGACGCCTGCGCAACGCGATTATTGTTTATCTTTGTCGGCTTATAGTTGCTTTTAGCTGAGAAATCGCATCATTTATCTGCGGCCAATAATGTCGCCAGTCGCTATGTTTTGAAGCCGGACCCAATTGAAAAGTCGCCTGCTGCCTTGCAGCTTCCTTTTCTATCCATTCCGGTTTCACGGTTTCATCTCCGCGGGCGGCCCAATGCGATTGCCTCACATCGCGATTAAGAGGCGGCGATGCAGCTGGATCGAGTGATCCGGTCAATGGGGAAAAATCATGCCCTGACGTCCACGCCGCCACATTCAAATTCCCGGATAACGTCATCACCGCTACAGTATTACTCATCCGCGCCGCCAGCAGCATCGCCAACGCCCCACCGCCGCTGTGCCCCAGCAACAGTAATGGGCGATCGCCCGCTTTCATTCGCAGAACCTGCGCCATCGCCGTCACGACTTCTTCACTGTACCGACCGTGCGTATACCAATAGGCGAAACACGACTGCGTTTCTGGCGGTTCTTCCACATCCCAGGGCGCAGGGGGAACGCGTCTTGACTTGGCGCCGAAATAACAAGGTCTCCCCAAATACAACGCCTCCCCCGGCCATTGTCGATACCAGTCAAACATCAGAGGATCTGGAGAAGTTGGATCGGAGGAGATGCGCCAGGGACGGCTCCAGGGCAGGCCATCTCCCTCCAGCACGACAATCAAGGGCGCTTGCATGTCCAATCTCTCACTCATGCCGCCATGGTCCATGAGAGTTCCGTTTTTATACGCCAGCCACATGTTGAAGTCGTCAGCGTTCACATAGCCCGCTCCCCCCTCTTTCACTTCCGGCGGAGTGGCCAGCCTTGCACACCCAGTAACAAAAACACACAATAAAGCCGCCAGTAAAGTAATGAATTTACCGCGCTTTTTCTTCTTATAAAGGCAATGCGTAAAACCCCACGTCAAATTATTCAGTCCTGCTTTTTTCAAATTATTCCAACCTTTAAGAAAGCGCATTTTCGTCCAGAAAGCAGACCTAAAAATGGGGCCCGCCAAATGCACGACATGCAGCTAAACCATTTGCCCTAATCCCAAAAGGAAGCTTTTAAAACAAAGGTCTAGCGCCAAAAAAGTAAGGGGGCGAGCTAGCTTGAAAGTGAATACTTTAGTATATTAACCCGCCTTTCCGGAACCCTGGACAAGGGTTGTGAGAAGCCCCCTGCCAGACGTGACAAACAAGGCTCACGACCGGCCGATGTCTTAAACAGCATTGATTTCAGGGAAAAATCGGACATACTCCTCTATTTCCGAGCGCCGAACGATTTTATGGAGTAAATACATTATGGCGTCTGACAATATTATTGAGTTAGAGCCTTTCTTCTCGCCAATCAGTGACGAGAATCCATCCGGAACCGACCTAAGAGATGAAAACGACAGTGACTTCAGCGCCGCCAAGGCCGCACGTCGCAAAGTCGTATCTCTGGCCAAGGCTGCGCGCTTTGACGCCAACGGTGAACTGGAACTGGTTGAACAATGGCGGGAAATCCGTCGTCTCGCCCCGACGATTCTTAAACGCAAAAGCAAAGACCTTGAAGTCGCCGCCTGGTTTACCGAGGCGTTACTGAAACTGGAAGGCTTCACCGGACTTCGCGACGGCCTTCAGATCATTAAAGGCTTGGTCGAAAACTTTTGGGACACTATCTACCCGCTTCCTGACGAAGACGGCGTGGAAACCCGCATTTATCCGCTGATATCGCTCAATGGCGAAGACGGCACAGGCACCCTGGTCCTGCCAATC
Coding sequences within:
- a CDS encoding serine/threonine protein kinase, which codes for MSDTQIFDPASMDSQYFGKYKAQRELGRGAMGVVYQCFDPDFERIVAVKVLLPELLGADVTGEFRERFRNEMRAAGKISHPNVINVFDAGDQDGAPYFVMEYVEGYELKSALDDGQRFPIDKTLKIMTDVLSGLGHIHEHGIIHRDLKPANIFITKNGVAKIADFGVAKLESSELTRVGTIIGSPRYMSPEQCQGLPVDARSDLFAAGIIFYQLLTNEHCFNANSPTAIMQKILHAKPELPSMLIPTLSKYYDAVVVKALEKSPEKRYQSAEEFIQALMQAADGKKGGGVKGPMFAGVGGLLAVAAAGLLYVLMPPVEQNGVSHPVEPVKLTPRTVNGTEAAVSQANTDNADNHNVNGGNTSSSDNSQNGSISSNAATGTTNPVRPASNEVQSLNPEVSAKIDRLLKVAKVHRLQGRLVTPSGSSAYDAYKIVLEIDPANQVAQEGLKTLEHDLVVRVGELRDQGESQMALAEATTGSQLFPTSEQLSKLAAQLKK
- a CDS encoding caspase family protein codes for the protein MSSKQHGSLKKRTGWGLPAVVAAGALAACSSQPVDKAGDQGTEADKLMVVDCLLPGQIRQLGANARFLTARRPVKATASDCAIRGGEFTAFDRADYSTALKVWLEQAKSGDAEAQTYVGEIYEKGLGLAPDYEVAAIWYRRAADQNFTRAQINLGNLYEKGLGVNKDPVMALNWYRRASGLDSDNLQYASTIVANEALQKELSNLQGEVSKLEQYKAQTEAEKRRAAEKERAEQLAKQQRDKANQAATPATLEVASLDPTLAPPSIQILDPPISLTRSGPTVLLRNAVSEKEIIGKVESPAGLKSFTVNGKKVDVDEFNLFFIKVPVQGRKTDVAMNATDKVDQRVGFGFSMFLEQAANQARTQKIEFDASSQSPKFDGISFGRYYALVIGNRDYAYYTDLETPEKDARTIAEMLSKQYGFNTKLLLNATRYELLSALNEMREKLTEHDNLLIYYAGHGELDAQNDRGYWLPVDAEPGNTANWLSNVSISDQLNTFKAKHVMVVADSCYAGTLSTASVARQSAVAENELQKEWLELMVDIKARTVLTSGGVRPVLDSGGGDHSVFARAFIEALNSNSGLMDGNRLFISVLGDVRKRSQQFGIDQIPDYGAIKYAGHEAGEFFFVKAKSM